From Falco naumanni isolate bFalNau1 unplaced genomic scaffold, bFalNau1.pat scaffold_400_arrow_pat_ctg1, whole genome shotgun sequence:
GGGCGTGGCCAATGGATGGGGTGGGGCTTGGGGAATGGGGGTGGAGCCTTTTTGCCTGGGAGCCTGCCAGGGATTGGTCAGGAGTCTCCCTtaaaggggagggggggcggaGCCTGCTCTGGGGAGGGGCTCTTAAAGGGACAGTGTGTGGTGGGCGGGGCCTGCAGTGaccccgccccctccccagcacctccatggCCGCCAGCTCCGGCACCCCTTCACcgggcagctcctgcctgtcGTCACCGACCCCGCCGTGGAGCCCACCCGTGGCACTGGTACTGGGACCAGTATGGGGCGGGTGGGGCTTTAGGACCAGTAAGGGAAGCGGGAATGGTACGGGCACAGGACTGGAACCATTACACGGACTGGGAGCGGTGTGGGAGTGCCAGAGGCTGGTCTGGGTGTGGGTCTCCCAGTTTGGGGAGGTGACTGGTTCCTCTTCGTAGGGGGGTCActggtttggggggggtgtcTTGGGTGGTGGGGCCGTGGGGCGGCACTGGTGGCAGTATGGGGGTGGGCGGGAGGTGGCGGTGGCTGTGGGGGTGACGGGGCGGTGGCAGCGCGTCCTTGGTCCCCGCAGGGGCGGTGAAGGTGACACCGGGGCACAGCCCCCCTGACCTGGTGCTGGCCCGGGCCCACCGGCTGCCCCTGCTCTCCGTCATCGGGGACGATGGCACCATGTGTCCCCCGGGCGGGGGGTGGCTCCAGGTACCGCTGCTCCCAGTGGCCTTCTCCACCCTCGTGTCCCTGTGGCCCCCAGCTCTGTCCTGTCACTTCTGAGTGTCCCCCGTGTCCCCGACTGTCCTCTGTCACTTCCCAGTGTCCTTTTGGTCCCTACACCCTCGCTGTCTCCGTGCCCTGTTGCTCACCTGTggcttctccccccccccccgtgtccTCATCCGTGTCCCTAACTCTGTCCCCTGTCACTTCCAAGTGTCCcctctgtccttgcagccccagctctgtccTCTTTGTCACCACCATCCCCACGCCCCCAGCTTTGTTCCTTGTCACTTCCCAGTgtccctgccctctgcctgtCCCCAGTCCTGTCTCTTGTCACTTCCCAAcatcctgcctgtccccagccgTGTCCCCAGCCGTGTCCCCAGCCGTGTCCCCAGCCGTGTCCCCAGCCGTGTCCCCAGCCGTGTCCCCAGccgtgtccccagccctgtcccctgtccccagggtgtccATCGCTTTGTGGCACGGGAGAAGGTGGTCGCGGCGCTGGCAGAGCGAGGGCTGTACCGCGGCACCCAGGACCATGCCATGACACTGCCCATGTGCAGGTACCGctgtccccatcctgtcccCTCCCCGTCACCCTCTCGGGACACAGGTGTGTGTCCCCCACCATGGGGACACGTCCCCAGGGACTGAGGTGACTTCCACGTCCCTGCAGCCGCTCGGGGGACGTCATCGAGTACCTGCTGAAGAGCCAGTGGTTCCTGCGGTGCCAGGAGATGGCACAGCGTGCCCGAGAGGTGacggggacacggggacacggTGAAGGGAGGGGGGACACCTCGAGGCCTGGGTCTGTGaccctccctctgccccctcccccaggcAGTGACATCGGGACGTCTCCAACTTGTCCCCAAATTTCACGAGAAGAACTGGCAGACGTGGATGGACAACATCGGGTGAGGCGGGGGGGCCACCGGAGCGTCTGGGGGGGGCCACCGGAGCGTCTGGGGGGGCCACCCAGGCACCACTGATAtcagccccccccccacttCCCCTCCAGGGACTGGTGCCTGTCGCGACAGCTGTGGTGGGGACACCGGGTGCCGGCGTACTGGGTGGGGGTCCCCCCAGCGGGGTCCCCCCCCGAGGACCCCGGGGGACACTGGGTGGTGGGGCGCAGCGAGGCTGAGGCGCGCGTCGCTGCCACCCGCGCCCTGCGCTGCTCCCCTGGcgagctccagctccagcaaggtgaggaaaaaggggggtgggcgtgggggtgggggcacccCAAAAGCCCCCCTGTGCGCACCCCAAAAGCGTTCCCTGTCCCCACAAAATCTCTCCCACCACCTTCAAAAGCCTCTCTGCCTTCTCAAatcttcctcctgcccccccgAACCCtctggggacccccccccagcgGTGCTCTGCCCCCCCTaacacaccccctccccacccctcccccccagttTTCTCTAGCAGCCTGAAAcgacccccccagcacccccaaaatccctcccctgctcccccaggcgcctcctgccacctcccacccagctccagcacccctTTGGCACCCGTCTGTCACCCCCAGGTACCCCTTCCAGGCCCAGTGGCCTTTTGGGGGGggtccccctcccccccccaacaaGCTCTGAGGCATTTTGGGGtccccccgaccccccccctcccccacgcCCTTGCAGACCCTGATGTCCTGGACACTTGGTTTTCCTCCGCACTCTTCCCCTTCGCCGCACTGGGCTGGCCCGAAGAGGTGAGTTTGGGGGGTGGGACGGGGGGGACGACAGGGGACAGTGTTCCCACCCCCatgtgtcgtccccccccccctttttctggCCGCAGACCCCTGACCTGCAGCGTTTCTACCCCACAAACGTGCTGGAGACGGGCAGCGACCTCCTCTTCTTCTGGGTGGCACGTATGGTCATGCTGGGCCAGGAGCTCACCGGGCGCCTGCCCTTTTCCCAGGTACCGCCGGGGTCACCCCTCCAGTGTCCCCACCGGTCCCCTCGGGGTCCCCACCAGTCCCCCTGTGTCCCTCACGTCCCTTAAATCTGTTTCCCCCCCGTGCGTCTTGTTCCATTTCTTGGGGTTCTTACTGGTTCCTTGTTGCCTCTCGCTGTCCCCTGGGGGTCCCCAGTGTCCCCGAGGgtcccttcttccctttcccgGCGCCGTGTTCCTTCTGAGCGGTTCCTGTCCCCTGTTGGAGCTCCTTAGTGTCCTTTGTGTCCTACAGGACCCTTATTCCCACTCTTTTTGGCGTGTCTAGATCTTCCTTGGGGCCCCCAGGGGTCCCCTGTCCCATTTCccatgtcccctgtccccctccTGGGGCTcccaggggtccctgtccccttTTGGGGTCCCTCAGCATCCCTTGTGTCCTCAAGGATCCGCTTTTGCGTTTCTACTTGGTGTCACGTTCCTTCTTTGGGGTCCCCGTCCCCCTTCGGGGCTCCTCAGTGTCCCCAGGGGTCCCCTATTCCTTCTCTTTGAGGTTTCTGGTCCTTTCTTGAGGACCTCGGGGGTCTTCTGTCCCCCGGCGCGtgtcccctcccccccggcGCTGCCTGTCCCCCTTCGCCCAGGTCCTTCTGCACTCGCTGGTGCGCGATACCCACGGGCGCAAGATGAGCAAATCCCTGGGGAACGTCGTTGACCCCCGCGACATCATCACCGGCGCCTCCCTCCAGGTACCACAgaccccaccccaacccccccacccccagccccaccccgGGACCCCAGAAGAGGTGACAGACCCATGACAACGCGGCAACGGCGGCGGCACCTCCGTTGATTGTAGCATCTCCTGTcttccaggagctgcaggagaagcTCCACCGCAGGATCCTGGACCCCCACGAGCTCACGGTGGCCACGGAGGGCCAGGTAGGACATGTCCCCATCCCGGCCACTCCCGTCCTGGCCCTGTCCCCCCACTGACCCCTCCCTGTCcactgtgtcccccccccccagaagcGCCAGTTCCCCCACGGCATCCCCGAATGTGGCACCGACGCCCTCCGCATGGCCCTGTGCTCCCACAACGTCCACGGTAAATGGGTTGAGGGGACACCAGGACCCCGTCCCCACCCCGGGGTGGCCctgtccccccaccctggggaccCACCTCCGTGTCCCCAACCCTCCTACAGGTGACGACATCCGCCTGGACGTGGGCATGGTCCTGAGCTACCGACACTTCTGCAACAAGGTCTGGAACGCCACCAAGTTTGTCCTTGCCGCCTTGGGGTCCCACTttgtcccccagccccccgagGAGGTACCAGGGCGTGTTTGGTGGAggtctggggtgggggtgaggcACCCCGGGACCCCCCCACCCATCACCCTTCCTCGGCAGACAGTGCCGCAGCACCCCATGGACCGGTGGGTGCT
This genomic window contains:
- the VARS2 gene encoding valine--tRNA ligase, mitochondrial, which codes for MARRTQGWPCPLPTAPATWRQPGTAGGSGRASSAPPPRCQGRGASSAWCCPPPNVTGSLHLGHALTVALQDALVRWRRMQGWSVLWVPGTDHAGIATQAVVERWLWQHRGLRRQDLTRAEFLEEVWTWKQRHGDEILQQLRALGASLDWSRCAFTMDPGFSRAVAEAFVRLYDAGLIHRDRRLVTWSCALRSALADVEVEARTLTGPTALHVPGCPQPVTFGVLVTFAYPVEGGDGLELLVATTRPETMLGDVAVAVHPEDPRYTHLHGRQLRHPFTGQLLPVVTDPAVEPTRGTGAVKVTPGHSPPDLVLARAHRLPLLSVIGDDGTMCPPGGGWLQGVHRFVAREKVVAALAERGLYRGTQDHAMTLPMCSRSGDVIEYLLKSQWFLRCQEMAQRAREAVTSGRLQLVPKFHEKNWQTWMDNIGDWCLSRQLWWGHRVPAYWVGVPPAGSPPEDPGGHWVVGRSEAEARVAATRALRCSPGELQLQQDPDVLDTWFSSALFPFAALGWPEETPDLQRFYPTNVLETGSDLLFFWVARMVMLGQELTGRLPFSQVLLHSLVRDTHGRKMSKSLGNVVDPRDIITGASLQELQEKLHRRILDPHELTVATEGQKRQFPHGIPECGTDALRMALCSHNVHGDDIRLDVGMVLSYRHFCNKVWNATKFVLAALGSHFVPQPPEETVPQHPMDRWVLSRLAQAVEECGRRMEALEVHGAMATVHHFWLRSFCDVYLVGGPCPSVLHGCVCLSYPTPHISHRSRT